The following proteins are co-located in the Vigna unguiculata cultivar IT97K-499-35 chromosome 9, ASM411807v1, whole genome shotgun sequence genome:
- the LOC114163373 gene encoding pentatricopeptide repeat-containing protein At5g42310, chloroplastic: protein MLVLPPQLTNPFPSLHVTYFSTHSHRHHHHHHALPPPHSAANSITISSPKPIIVEEGPDDVLSFHNRRYDFTPLLHFLSNSDPNSDSDSAPPTSLDSTEFQLAESYRAVPAPLWHALLKSLCASSSSINLAYGVVSWLQKHNLCFSYELLYSILINALGRTEKLYEAFLLSQRQTLTPLTYNALIGACARNGDIEKALNLMSKMRRDGYQPDFVNYSSIIQYLTRSNRVDSPFLQKLYSEIESDKIEMDGHLMNDIILGFSKAGDPTRALRFLAMAQSNGLNPKPSTLAAVILALGNSGRTQEAEALFEEIRENGLEPRTRAYNALLKGYVKTGSLKDAEFVVSEMEKAGVMPDEQTYSLLVDAYAQAGRWESARIVLKEMEASNVQPNSFVYSRILAGYRDKGQWQKSFQVLKDMKSCGVKPDRHFYNVMIDTFGKYNCLDHAMATFERMLLEGIEPDTVTWNTLIDCHCKSGRHDKAEELFQEMQRRGFLPCITTYNIMINCMGEQQRWEQVSEYLSKMQCQGLLPNSITYTTLVDVYGKSGRFSDAIECLEVLKSTGFKPTSAMYNALINAYAQKGLSELAVNSFRLMTTEGLTPSLLALNSLINAFGEDRRDAEAFAVLQYMKENNIEPDVVTYTTLMKALIRCEKFQKVPGVYEEMVTSGCAPDRKARAMLRSALRYMKQTLKS from the exons ATGTTGGTTTTGCCACCACAACTAACCAACCCATTCCCTTCCCTCCACGTCACCTACTTCTCCACCCACAgccaccgccaccaccaccaccaccatgccCTCCCGCCGCCGCACTCCGCCGCAAATTCCATAACAATCTCTTCCCCGAAACCAATAATCGTGGAAGAAGGCCCCGACGACGTCCTCTCCTTCCACAACCGCCGCTACGACTTCACTCCCCTCCTCCACTTCCTCTCCAACTCCGACCCCAACTCGGACTCCGACTCGGCACCTCCAACGTCCCTCGACTCAACCGAGTTCCAACTCGCCGAGTCCTACCGCGCCGTCCCTGCACCACTCTGGCACGCGCTCCTCAAATCGCTCTGCGCTTCATCGTCCTCCATCAACCTCGCATACGGCGTCGTTTCATGGCTGCAGAAACACAACCTCTGCTTCTCCTACGAGCTCCTCTACTCCATCCTAATCAACGCCCTTGGCCGCACCGAAAAACTCTACGAAGCCTTCTTACTCTCGCAACGCCAAACTCTCACTCCCCTCACCTACAACGCGCTCATCGGCGCTTGCGCGCGAAACGGCGACATCGAGAAAGCCCTCAACCTGATGTCCAAAATGCGGCGCGACGGTTACCAACCGGACTTCGTGAACTACAGCTCTATCATTCAGTACCTCACGCGCTCCAACCGCGTGGACTCTCCCTTTCTGCAGAAGCTCTACTCGGAGATTGAGAGCGACAAAATCGAAATGGACGGCCACCTGATGAACGACATCATCTTAGGGTTCTCGAAAGCGGGTGATCCAACGCGCGCCTTGCGTTTTCTGGCCATGGCACAGAGCAACGGGTTGAACCCTAAACCCTCTACGCTTGCTGCGGTTATCTTGGCGCTTGGGAATTCGGGAAGGACGCAAGAGGCTGAAGCGTTGTTTGAGGAGATTAGAGAGAACGGGTTGGAACCAAGAACTAGAGCTTACAATGCTTTGCTTAAAGGTTACGTGAAAACGGGTTCCCTTAAGGATGCAGAGTTTGTGGTCTCTGAAATGGAGAAAGCTGGGGTTATGCCCGATGAGCAAACATATAGTTTGTTGGTAGACGCTTATGCACAGGCTGGGAGGTGGGAGAGTGCGAGGATTGTGTTGAAGGAGATGGAAGCCAGCAATGTGCAGCCCAATTCGTTTGTTTATAGTAGAATTTTGGCTGGTTATCGTGACAAAGGGCAGTGGCAGAAATCTTTTCAAGTTCTGAAGGATATGAAGAGTTGTGGTGTGAAGCCTGATAGGCATTTTTACAATGTGATGATTGATACGTTTGGGAAGTATAACTGTCTTGATCATGCAATGGCAACGTTTGAGAGGATGTTGTTGGAGGGGATTGAGCCGGATACCGTTACTTGGAACACGTTGATCGATTGTCATTGTAAGTCCGGGCGCCATGATAAGGCTGAGGAATTGTTCCAGGAAATGCAGCGGAGGGGATTCTTGCCTTGCATAACTACttataatattatgattaacTGCATGGGGGAGCAACAGAGGTGGGAGCAAGTTAGTGAGTATTTGAGCAAGATGCAGTGTCAGGGATTGCTACCCAATTCAATAACTTATACAACTCTGGTTGATGTGTATGGAAAGTCAGGGAGATTCAGTGATGCGATCGAGTGCTTGGAGGTCTTGAAATCCACGGGGTTCAAGCCTACTTCAGCCATGTATAATGCTCTAATCAATGCCTATGCACAAAAG GGTTTGTCTGAACTAGCAGTAAACTCGTTCAGGTTGATGACAACTGAGGGTCTGACACCCAGTCTTTTAGCTCTCAATTCATTAATTAATGCATTCGGTGAAGATAGAAGGGATGCTGAAGCCTTTGCTGTGCTGCAATACATGAAAGAAAAC AACATTGAACCTGATGTGGTTACTTATACCACCCTTATGAAAGCTCTGATTCGTTGTGAAAAGTTCCAAAAG GTTCCAGGCGTATATGAAGAAATGGTCACATCTGGCTGTGCTCCTGATAGAAAAGCTAGAGCAATGCTGCGGTCTGCACTTAGATACATGAAGCAGACACTGAAATCATAG
- the LOC114164512 gene encoding carboxypeptidase A6: MALSIFLLLSISISYLVFFQDLLLSVNAQNQNITQDSVTPINYDLYHSSRNLMGEIRALVRRHPDKLTMETLKAANKGYGAQINVVTYGKENEEKDKRSKLRILLSFGQHGRELITTELALRILSILSEEILLPSMDQASLNSVLDKLVIKVVPMENPNGRKVVEAGDLCERRNGRGVDLNRNWSVDWGKKEKDYDPYEENPGVAPFSEPESQIMRKLAISFEPHLWINVHSGMEALFMPYDHKNTTLDGLPLKRMKSFLEEVSHHHCQGRCMIGSGGGSVGYFAHGTATDFMYDVVGVPMAFTFEIYGDGTASSKDCFKMFNPIDPATYNRVLSDWSATFFTIFKLVPLQIGEKAPILKLEKLVSIDEYLDGYLMERRNRYGKKMEVLELGMQEIRTYFRLFLLSSVLLLFMFCSRISKSKCSRPMVSSMPL, from the exons ATGGCTCTTTCGATCTTTCTTCTGCTCTCAATTAGCATCTCCTACCTTGTTTTTTTCCAAGATCTTCTTCTCTCTGTGAACGCTCAAAATCAGAATATCACTCAAGATTCAGTTACGCCAATCAACTACGATCTCTACCATTCCAG TCGCAATTTGATGGGGGAGATCAGGGCCTTGGTCCGCCGTCACCCGGATAAGCTCACC ATGGAGACACTTAAAGCTGCAAACAAAGGCTATGGTGCTCAGATTAATGTGGTTACTTATGgcaaagaaaatgaagagaaagaTAAGAGATCAAAGCTTCGGATTCTACTT AGTTTTGGGCAGCATGGAAGGGAGCTGATTACCACAGAACTTGCTTTAAGGATTTTGTCAATCTTAAGTGAAGAAATACTTCTACCCAGCATGGACCAAGCTTCCTTAAACAGTGTACTTGACAAGCTTGTCATAAAG GTGGTTCCAATGGAAAACCCGAATGGCCGCAAAGTTGTTGAAGCTGGAGATCTCTGTGAGAGAAGAAATG GTAGGGGAGTTGATCTCAATCGAAATTGGAGTGTAGATTGGGGCAAAAAGGAGAAG GATTATGATCCATATGAGGAGAATCCTGGAGTTGCTCCATTCAGCGAGCCTGAAAGTCAAATTATGCGGAAACTTGCTATATCTTTTGAACCACATCTATGGATAAATGTGCACTCCGGAATGGAG GCTCTTTTTATGCCTTACGATCATAAAAACACAACACTAGATGGATTGCCACTGAAACGGATGAAATCGTTTCTTGAAGAAGTAAGCCATCATCATTGCCAAGGGCGCTGCATGATTGGATCTGGAGGCGGTTCAGTCGG GTATTTTGCACACGGGACAGCAACTGATTTCATGTATGACGTTGTAGGGGTACCAATGGCTTTCACCTTTGAG ATATATGGAGATGGAACAGCTTCATCAAAAGACTGTTTCAAAATGTTCAATCCCATCGACCCTGCTACCTACAAT AGAGTTCTCAGTGACTGGTCTGCCACATTctttacaattttcaaattggTGCCGCTCCAGATTGGTGAAAAAGCGCCAATTTTGAAATTGGAAAAGTTGGTATCTATAGATGAATATCTAGACGGGTATTTGATGGAGAGAAGAAATAGATATGGAAAGAAGATGGAGGTGCTTGAGCTTGGAATGCAAGAAATAAGAACATATTTtaggttatttttattatcttcagTGTTATTATTGTTCATGTTCTGTTCTAGAATTTCAAAAAGCAAGTGTAGTAGACCAATGGTTTCTTCTATGCCCCTCTAA
- the LOC114162725 gene encoding uncharacterized protein LOC114162725 has translation MYSASTMNKPPLPRSPSRLRPPQVLRSSNSFSLQTPPGSLTKSQKRVLSPNMRPEYLTISSEIRALAKMVSDEGSDVNLEKAAGGYSCGVKSSALFERGKFYDEYSARRNERLMRKRGVTAVDEGKVKPVRALGVSVESGKKSSVRKIGNLRKSISAAYSAGVSETPRYMLRSMTKENKKPPLATKSDKSVVAGEKRMGTRARRI, from the exons ATGTATTCAGCTTCAACCATGAACAAGCCTCCATTGCCCAGATCTCCGTCGCGTCTTCGACCGCCGCAAGTTCTCCGATCATCAAACTCTTTCTCTCTTCAAACCCCACCAg GTTCTTTGACGAAATCTCAGAAGCGTGTTCTCTCTCCGAATATGCGACCGGAGTACCTCACGATTTCGTCCGAGATTCGGGCTCTGGCGAAGATGGTCAGCGACGAAGGCAGTGACGTGAATCTGGAGAAAGCGGCGGGTGGGTATTCTTGCGGTGTGAAATCAAGTGCTCTGTTCGAGAGGGGGAAATTCTACGACGAGTATTCTGCTAGGAGGAACGAGAGGCTCATGAGGAAGAGAGGTGTAACTGCAGTGGATGAAGGTAAGGTTAAACCGGTTCGCGCTCTTGGGGTTTCAGTGGAATCTGGAAAGAAGAGTAGTGTGAGAAAGATTGGAAATTTGAGAAAATCTATTTCTGCTGCTTACTCTGCCGGGGTGAGTGAAACACCAAGGTACATGCTCAGAAGCATGACCAAGGAAAACAAAAAGCCTCCTCTGGCTACAAAATCTGACAAATCTGTTGTGGCTGGGGAGAAGAGAATGGGAACAAGAGCAAGAAGGATTTAA
- the LOC114163090 gene encoding 1,4-alpha-glucan-branching enzyme 1, chloroplastic/amyloplastic-like, whose amino-acid sequence MVNCFCLNPFISVSSNVACTSHTVRSRQRLAPQKSVDLALGYRNPLGYGFGFGLRRSLHEMVNSRFKGVAVMTDDKSTISSTEEYLENIGIFSTDPSLNPYKDHFKYRLKRYVDQKKLIEEYEGGLEEFAKGYLKFGFNREEGGIVYREWAPAAQEAQIIGDFNGWDGSNHQMEKNQFGVWSIKIPDVDGNPAITHSTRVKFRFRHGDGVWVDRIPAWIKYATVDPNRFAAPYDGVYWDPPLSERYEFKYPRPPKPKAPRIYEAHVGMSSSEPRINSYREFADEILPRIRANNYNTVQLMAVMEHSYYASFGYHVTNFYAVSSRSGTPEDLKYLIDKAHSLGLQVLMDVIHSHASNNITDGLNGFDVGQTSQDSYFHTGDRGYHKLWDSRLFNYANWEVLRFLLSNLRWWLEEFKFDGFRFDGVTSMLYHHHGINIAFTGNYNEYFSEATDVDAVVYLMLANSLIHSILPDATVIAEDVSGMPGIGQEVSDGGIGFDYRLAMAIPDKWIDYLKNKNEYTWSMKEISWSLTNRRYTEKCVSYAESHDQAIVGDKTVAFLLMDEEMYSGMSCLVDPSPIVERGIALQKMIHFITMALGGEGYLNFMGNEFGHPEWIDFPREGNGWSYEKCRRQWNLVDTDHLRYKFMNAFDRAMNLLDDKFSFLASTKQIVSSADDENKVIVFERGDLIFVFNFHPENTYEGYKVGCDLPGKYRVALDSDAWEFGGHGRVGHDVDHFTSPEGIPGVPETNFNNRPNSFKVLSPARTCVVYYRVEESEEEGNNNSLVGLEDIEDTSAAADVTKVPDKSASLESEDDIILDGVKVKQTLTSADVSAEVEKVSVRSEGRNLNEG is encoded by the exons ATGGTTAACTGTTTCTGCCTTAATCCGTTCATTTCCGTTTCTTCAAACGTTGCCTGCACCTCCCAC ACTGTGAGAAGCAGGCAGCGTCTTGCACCACAAAAGTCAGTTGATCTTGCTCTTGGCTATCGGAATCCACTTGGATATGGGTTTGGTTTTGGATTGAGAAGATCACTGCACGAGATG GTGAACTCTCGTTTCAAGGGTGTAGCTGTTATGACAGATGACAAATCAACAATATCATCCACTGAGGAATACTTAGAAAACATTGGCATCTTTTCTACCGATCCGTCCCTAAATCCATATAAAGATCACTTCAAATATAGACTGAAGAGATATGTAGATCAGAAAAAGCTTATTGAAGAATATGAAGGAGGTCTTGAGGAATTTGCCAAAG GTTACTTGAAATTTGGATTTAACAGAGAAGAGGGTGGAATTGTGTACCGCGAGTGGGCACCTGCTGCTCA GGAAGCACAAATTATTGGAGACTTTAATGGATGGGATGGTTCCAACCACCAGATGGAAAAAAATCAGTTTGGTGTCTGGAGTATTAAGATCCCTGATGTTGATGGAAATCCAGCTATAACACACAGTACAAGAGTAAAGTTTAGATTCCGCCATGGGGATGGAGTTTGGGTTGATCGCATCCCTGCTTGGATCAAATATGCCACTGTTGATCCTAACAGATTTGCAGCACCATACGATGGTGTCTACTGGGATCCACCACTCTCAGAGAG ATATGAGTTTAAATATCCACGTCCACCAAAGCCGAAGGCCCCACGTATATATGAGGCTCATGTGGGGATGAGTAGCTCTGAACCTCGCATAAACTCTTACAGGGAATTTGCAGATGAGATTTTGCCCCGTATTCGAGCAAATAACTATAATACAGTCCAGCTGATGGCCGTGATGGAACATTCTTATTATGCATCATTTGGATATCATGTAACAAATTTTTACGCTGTGAGCAGTAGATCTGGAACCCCAGAAGATCTTAAATATCTGATAGATAAGGCCCATAGCCTAGGATTGCAGGTTTTGATGGATGTTATCCACAGTCATGCCAGTAATAATATCACCGATGGACTCAATGGCTTTGATGTTGGCCAAACTTCACAAGATTCTTACTTCCATACTGGAGATAGAGGTTATCACAAGTTATGGGATAGTAGACTATTTAACTATGCCAACTGGGAAGTTCTTCGTTTCCTTTTATCTAATTTAAGGTGGTGGCTCGAGGAGTTTAAATTTGATGGATTTCGATTTGATGGAGTAACATCAATGCTGTATCATCACCATGGAATCAACATTGCTTTTACAGGGaattataatgaatattttagcGAAGCAACAGATGTGGATGCTGTTGTCTATCTGATGCTGGCTAATTCTCTGATCCACAGTATTTTGCCAGATGCAACTGTAATTGCTGAAGATGTTTCTGGCATGCCTGGAATTGGTCAAGAAGTTTCTGATGGTGGAATTGGTTTTGACTATCGTCTAGCCATGGCTATCCCTGATAAATGGATTGATTACTTGAAGAACAAGAATGAGTACACATGGTCAATGAAGGAAATCTCTTGGAGTTTGACAAATAGGAGATACACTGAGAAATGTGTTTCCTATGCTGAAAGCCATGACCAG GCCATCGTTGGGGATAAGACTGTTGCATTTCTCCTAATGGATGAAGAAATGTATTCTGGCATGTCTTGCTTGGTTGATCCTTCTCCTATTGTTGAGCGAGGGATTGCTCTTCAAAAG ATGATACACTTCATAACCATGGCATTAGGTGGAGAGGGCTACCTTAATTTCATGGGCAATGAG TTTGGCCATCCGGAGTGGATTGATTTCCCAAGAGAAGGCAATGGATGGAGTTATGAGAAGTGCAGGCGTCAGTGGAATCTGGTGGATACAGATCACCTGAGATACAAG TTCATGAATGCATTTGACAGGGCAATGAACTTGCTTGATGATAAATTTTCGTTCCTTGCATCAACTAAACAAATCGTGAGCAGTGCAGATGATGAAAACAAG GTTATAGTCTTTGAGCGAGGAGATCTGATATTTGTATTCAATTTTCATCCAGAGAATACATATGAAGG GTATAAAGTTGGATGTGACTTGCCTGGGAAATATAGAGTTGCATTGGATAGTGATGCTTGGGAATTTGGAGGTCATGGAAGA GTGGGGCACGATGTAGATCACTTCACGTCTCCAGAAGGCATACCAGGAGTCCctgaaacaaattttaataatcgCCCTAATTCATTCAAAGTCCTCTCCCCTGCCCGTACTTGCGTG GTATATTATAGAGTGGAGGAAAGCGAAGAAGAAGGCAACAATAACAGTTTGGTTGGGCTAGAAGACATAGAAGACACTTCTGCTGCAGCAGATGTAACAAAAGTTCCTGATAAATCTGCTTCTTTAGAAAGTGAAGATGACATTATTTTGGATGGGGTGAAGGTGAAGCAAACATTAACTTCAGCAGATGTCTCTGCTGAAGTTGAAAAAGTTTCTGTGAGAAGTGAAGGTAGAAATTTGAACGAGGGGTAA
- the LOC114163102 gene encoding catalase, translating into MDPYKHRPSSAFNSPFWTTNSGAPVWNNNSSLTVGTRGPILLEDYHLVEKLANFDRERIPERVVHARGASAKGFFEVTHDVSHLTCADFLRAPGVQTPVIVRFSTVIHERGSPETLRDPRGFAVKFYTREGNFDLVGNNLPVFFVRDGMKFPDMVHALKPNPKNHIQENWRILDFFSHFPESLHMFSFLFDDLGVPQDYRHMDGFGVNTYSLVNKAGKAVYVKFHWKTVSGVKCLLEEEAIKVGGANHSHATQDLHDSIAAGNYPEWKLFIQTIDPEHEDKFDFDPLDVTKTWPEDIIPLQPVGRLVLNKNIDNFFAENEQLAFCPAIIVPGVYYSDDKMLQTRIFSYADSQRHRLGPNYLQLPANAPKCAHHNNHHEGFMNFIHRDEEVNYFPSRYDPVRHAERFPIPSAICSGRREKNAIEKENNFKQAGERFRSWAPDRQDRFIRRWVDALSDPRVTHEIRSVWISYWSQADRSLGQKIASHLNMRPNI; encoded by the exons ATGGATCCCTACAAG CACCGGCCATCCAGCGCTTTCAATTCTCCGTTCTGGACTACAAATTCCGGTGCTCCTGTTTGGAACAACAACTCCTCTTTAACTGTTGGAACTAGAG GTCCAATTCTCCTGGAGGATTATCATCTTGTGGAAAAGCTTGCAAACTTTGACAGGGAACGGATCCCAGAACGTGTTGTCCATGCCAGGGGAGCTAGTGCAAAGGGTTTCTTTGAGGTCACACATGACGTTTCTCACCTGACATGTGCAGATTTCCTGCGAGCTCCTGGAGTTCAGACACCAGTAATTGTCCGTTTTTCAACTGTCATCCATGAGCGTGGTAGCCCTGAAACTTTGAGGGACCCTCGAGGTTTTGCTGTGAAATTTTACACCAGAGAG GGTAACTTTGATCTTGTTGGAAACAACCTTCCCGTCTTCTTTGTACGTGACGGCATGAAGTTTCCAGATATGGTCCATGCTCTTAAACCCAACCCTAAGAACCACATCCAGGAGAATTGGAGGATCCTTGACTTCTTCTCTCACTTTCCGGAGAGCCTTCACATGTTCTCCTTTTTATTTGATGATTTGGGTGTTCCACAAGATTACAGGCATATGGATGGTTTTGGAGTTAACACATATAGCCTGGTCAACAAGGCTGGGAAAGCAGTGTATGTGAAATTTCACTGGAAGACCGTGAGTGGTGTGAAGTGTCTATTGGAGGAAGAGGCCATTAAGGTGGGAGGAGCCAACCATAGTCATGCCACTCAAGACCTTCATGATTCGATTGCTGCTGGTAACTATCCCGAGTGGAAACTATTCATTCAGACAATAGATCCTGAGCACGAAGACAAATTTGACTTTGACCCTCTTGATGTAACCAAGACATGGCCCGAGGACATTATACCCTTGCAGCCTGTTGGTCGCTTGGTCCTGAATAAGAACATAGACAACTTCTTTGCTGAGAATGAGCAACTTGCATTTTGCCCTGCCATAATAGTTCCTGGTGTATATTACTCTGATGACAAGATGCTTCAAACCAGGATATTCTCTTATGCTGATTCACAGAGGCACAGGCTTGGACCAAACTATCTGCAACTTCCTGCCAATGCTCCCAAGTGTGCTCACCACAACAATCACCATGAAGGTTTCATGAATTTCATCCACAGGGATGAGGAG GTCAATTACTTCCCCTCAAGGTATGATCCTGTTCGTCATGCAGAAAGGTTCCCCATTCCTTCTGCTATCTGCTCTGGAAGGCGTGAAAAG AATGCAATTGAGAAGGAGAACAACTTCAAGCAGGCTGGAGAGAGATTCCGATCTTGGGCACCTGACAG GCAAGATAGATTTATCCGCCGATGGGTTGATGCTTTATCTGACCCACGTGTGACCCATGAAATCCGCAGTGTCTGGATATCATACTGGTCTCAG GCTGACCGTTCTCTTGGGCAAAAGATAGCATCTCATCTGAACATGAGGCCAAATATTTAA
- the LOC114162381 gene encoding protein NLP4-like codes for MMRDGGVTSSSPASMMEAPPPDGTTTTITTMDFDYMGELFLDGCWLEASVDGSDFLPQSPSFSNPLFDPSFSWPALETNHNEPQGAAFGTQQEGHNNDNMVNVVVGQELQPETTAIEGASEGVRRWRFAPAPSPAPGPSIMEKLIRALMWIKDYNRNKNMLTQIWVPVHRGGRPILAANDILFSLDSRSVNLAKYREISVRYEFSAEEGEVKELVAAEKGGSKELLPGLPGRVFRDKVPEWTPDVRFFRSDEYPRVDHAQEYDVRGSLAVPIFEQGSKMCLGVIEVVMTTQQINYGPELDSVCKALEAVDLRSSKQLSIHNVEACNRSYEAVLPEIQLVLRSACEMHRLPLAQTWIPCVQQGKEGCRHSEDNYLLCISPVEHACYVGDPKIRPFHESCTEHHLLKGEGVAGGAFMTNQPCFSDDITSLSKKDYPLSHHARLFGLRAAVAIRLRSIFNSTDDFVLEFFLPVDCNDSEEQRKMLTSLSIIIQRVCRSLRVISDKELEEANLSIDEVISLADGGFDSTAICEELQHKGTVLSLDTEEKLSETTGRNFSDPRQQQESPVLKGNLDCVRECSTSVEGNLSSVGISKMGERRRAKAEKTITLQVLRQYFAGSLKDAAKNIGVCTTTLKRICRQHGIKRWPSRKIKKVGHSLQKLQLVIDSVQGASGAFQIDSFYSNFPELASPNLSGTTMFSTLNQTDNPNSISTHPDPGSLSPEGTSKSPSSSCGQSSISSHSCSSMSELQQQNPATNIAGNKDSTMAGEDSADVALKRIRSEAELKSLNQDKAKVLPRSLSQETLGEHPKNQYQRPLLKTSSKVDGHRVKVTYGDEKTRFRMPKNWGYEDLMQEIGRRFSVSDMRKFDVKYLDDDSEWVLLTCDADLEECIDVCRSSESATIKLSLQISSHSMRSSLEFR; via the exons ATGATGAGAGATGGTGGTGTGACATCATCATCACCTGCTTCCATGATGGAAGCTCCACCACCCGATGGAACAAcgacaacaataacaacaatggATTTTGATTACATGGGTGAGCTTTTCTTAGATGGGTGCTGGTTGGAAGCCTCTGTTGATGGATCTGACTTCTTGCCGCAAAGTCCTTCCTTTTCCAATCCCCTCTTTGACCCTTCATTCTCCTGGCCCGCCTTGGAGACCAACCACAATGAACCCCAGGGTGCTGCTTTTGGGACACAACAAGAAGGCCACAACAACGACAACATGGTTAATGTTGTTGTTGGTCAAGAGTTGCAGCCTGAAACTACTGCAATTGAAGGAGCATCTGAAGGGGTGAGAAGATGGAGGTTTGCACCCGCACCAAGTCCTGCACCTGGACCTTCCATAATGGAGAAGCTGATAAGGGCCCTCATGTGGATCAAAGACTACAACAGGAACAAAAACATGCTTACACAGATATGGGTGCCGGTTCATAGAGGTGGTAGACCGATTCTCGCAGCTAATGATATTCTGTTCTCACTCGATTCCAGGTCTGTGAACCTTGCAAAGTACCGTGAAATCTCAGTGAGGTACGAGTTTTCTGCGGAGGAGGGTGAGGTGAAGGAGTTGGTGGCAGCAGAGAAGGGTGGCTCCAAGGAATTGTTGCCAGGGTTACCAGGTAGAGTGTTCAGAGACAAGGTTCCTGAATGGACTCCTGATGTTAGATTCTTTAGGAGTGACGAGTATCCGCGAGTTGACCATGCTCAAGAGTATGATGTGCGTGGGTCACTCGCAGTACCAATCTTTGAGCAAGGGAGCAAGATGTGCTTGGGGGTTATTGAGGTTGTCATGACTACTCAGCAGATCAACTATGGTCCTGAACTTGACAGTGTTTGCAAAGCTCTTGAG GCCGTTGATCTTAGAAGCTCAAAACAATTAAGTATTCATAATGTGGAG gCATGCAACAGGTCCTACGAAGCTGTGCTACCTGAGATTCAACTGGTGTTGAGATCTGCATGTGAAATGCATAGATTACCTTTAGCTCAAACTTGGATCCCATGTGTTCAACAAGGCAAAGAGGGGTGTCGGCACTCAGAAGATAATTATCTGCTATGTATATCTCCGGTAGAACATGCTTGCTATGTTGGTGATCCCAAAATCAGGCCTTTTCACGAGTCTTGCACAGAACATCACTTGTTGAAGGGTGAAGGTGTTGCTGGGGGAGCTTTTATGACCAATCAACCATGTTTCTCAGACGACATAACATCCTTAAGCAAGAAAGACTATCCACTGTCTCATCATGCGAGGCTGTTTGGATTGCGTGCTGCTGTTGCCATACGCCTTCGAAGCATCTTCAATAGCACCGATGACTTTGTTTTGGAGTTCTTCTTGCCTGTAGATTGCAATGACAGTGAAGAGCAGAGGAAGATGCTGACATCATTGTCCATCATTATACAAAGGGTTTGTCGCAGCTTGCGGGTTATAAGTGATAAGGAATTGGAGGAAGCTAACTTGTCAATTGATGAAGTGATTTCCCTTGCAGATGGTGGATTTGATAGCACTGCAATTTGTGAGGAACTTCAACACAAAGGGACGGTTCTTTCATTAGATACTGAAGAAAAATTAAGTGAAACAACTGGTAGAAACTTCTCTGACCCGAGGCAGCAACAAGAAAGTCCTGTTTTAAAGGGAAACCTTGACTGTGTCAGGGAGTGTTCTACTTCTGTTGAGGGTAACTTATCAAGTGTGGGAATTAGTAAAATGGGAGAGAGAAGACGAGCCAAGGCAGAGAAAACTATCACTTTGCAAGTTCTTAGACAATATTTTGCTGGAAGTTTGAAAGATGCTGCAAAGAATATCGGTG TGTGTACAACAACCTTGAAAAGGATTTGCCGGCAACACGGGATAAAGCGTTGGCCCTCACGAAAGATCAAAAAGGTTGGTCACTCCTTACAGAAACTTCAACTTGTGATTGACTCGGTTCAAGGTGCCTCTGGGGCATTTCAAATCGATTCTTTCTATTCAAACTTCCCAGAACTAGCTTCTCCAAACTTATCAGGAACAACCATGTTCTCAACTCTGAATCAAACCGATAATCCAAACTCAATAAGCACGCACCCAGATCCTGGTTCATTGAGTCCAGAAGGCACATCAAAATCTCCCTCTTCCTCCTGCGGCCAGAGTTCCATTTCAAGCCATTCCTGCTCCAGCATGTCGGAGCTACAGCAGCAGAATCCCGCAACCAACATTGCCGGTAACAAAGATTCCACCATGGCTGGTGAAGATTCTGCAGATGTTGCGTTGAAGAGGATCAGAAGCGAAGCAGAGCTTAAAAGCCTGAATCAGGATAAAGCAAAGGTCTTGCCAAGATCACTGAGCCAGGAAACACTTGGTGAGCACCCCAAAAACCAGTATCAACGACCCTTGTTGAAAACAAGTAGCAAGGTGGATGGTCACAGAGTAAAAGTCACATACGGTGATGAAAAAACTCGGTTTCGGATGCCCAAGAACTGGGGCTATGAAGATCTTATGCAGGAAATTGGTAGGAGATTTAGTGTGAGTGACATGAGAAAATTTGATGTGAAATACTTGGATGATGACAGTGAGTGGGTACTACTCACTTGTGATGCTGA